cacacacacaggctatccgagcttctctttctctcaccctGAGCTGCTGGTTgtggttgctggtttgaatcctgctcagctgctcctccttccAGCGGTGAGCGTACtgatgagagaggaggtgtgacaGAGGAGAGGCGGGCCTGACGGacacatccctgaaccaatcaGAGATCAGTCAGAGATCAGTCATCCATCAACAAGTCAGATTGAATCACTCTTCTGGGTTCTGGCCTGACCTGGTTGTGATGTCAGGAACTACCAGCTTCTGTGAAGCCCCGCCCTCCTGCAGTTTGGGTTCCGGATGTTTTGTCTTGCCCCCCCCCAGCTGGGCCCGGTACTGACGCAGCTCATTGGACGTGACCAGTCCCGCCTTCACCGCGTTCCGGTTCAGGGACACGAAGTCCGGAACCAGAACCCTGTGAGGATCCGCGGCTTCACCTCTGGGCTGAACCCTCCAGCTGGACAGAACTgagacaaaaaatacatttcccaGCAGGCCACAGCACTGACGCTACATAACACATGTCATCAAAGCTCACTGCAAAGGCTCATGGGAGTTGTAGTTGTTTAACATCAAAGATATAAACAAACCACAGAAAACCAATTTAATTTGATATCAATTACTCAGTGATGGGGATGAacaaacacacgctcacacacacgcaaacgcacacactctcacacacgcacacgcacacacacacacacacacacacaatcaaacgcACGCCCGCACACACACGGATGGATTCTGCTCTaactctgtttacccctgaaactccagaagcgttttgtggactcaaggTTTTACAGGTTTAACAATTGTGACGTTATGGATTTCGTTGACTGGTCGAGTTTCTGTCAGTTCCTCGATCAGGGGCCAGTTCTCCAGAGGGAGTCCAACATGTCCACgatatgaccaatcacagacatggacagtttgactgacagcagagcctcatatttgACAACGAGGATTAAACTGTGAATAATAACTCAGAATATGTCACAGCAGAACAAACATCCAGAATAAAAGAGACATTTCCAGCTGCTAAATTCAGAAAGAACAGCTGGAAAAACATCTGGGAGTGTTTTTATAGTAAAACTGTTCATCAACATGAGCAGATCTGGATATGATGTCACATGTCATTTACATGTGttatcactgtgtgtctgacagtTTGCATCTTCAGGTGAAACCCTGGTGGCTTCAAGCTCAGCTGCaggaaatcaaacacacacagaaaacacacaaacacacacagaaaacacacaaacacacacagatatcctGTAGGGAGGAAGTCGACTGATCTGAGGTTGAGAGAGGGCGGGCTTACCCTCGGCCACGCCTCCATTCTGCATCGAGCTGCTGCTGGTTCCAAAAGTAAAATCTGGACCAGGACGTAAAAAACCTCTGGACCTGGACTGACCAAGAGACACCTGCACACAGGAAGAggaatcatcatcttcatcttcatcaccatcatcatcatcaccatcaccatcatcatcatcatcaccatcaccatcatcatcatccgtCTATACCTTGCATAACATTTGGACTTATAgcactttcttgattcttgttgttctgggtttgttcctcATGGTTGATGAACTTATTACGAGTCcatttggataaaagcgtcagctcaatgaaatataatgtaatcatcatcatcatcattttattctcattatatatgcttccactaggaaacattatcaggacacagtCTGTAAGTTTCCACAGCTCCCAGAATCCAGGCtgttgtccctaaagtctctagaggaggaggaggagccagagcttcagcatccagctcctctctgtggaatcatctcagcTTCAGTTGTGGAGGCAGACTCCCTCTGTACGTTGAGGATTCAAACCTTCCTTTACGATAAAGCTTCTAGTCAGAGCCGGTCCAGGTTCATCTTAGACCTGATCTCAGttctgctgctataggtctagaaggtcggggtcacatgacacacagagcttctccttcctcttctccatcgtTAACTCATCAAAGATattaatatctcatcaatacatgtttctgactgGACTTCTTCCTCTGAGTCCCTTTGCCTCATCGTCCACAGATCCACATCCTGGATTAGGATGTGGATCGAGAATCAGAGATTATGATCGTGGTGGTGATTCCTGTATTGTGTTGGaatctgataatggtggtggaccaggatcaaggtggcagctgatggtggatcctgatcttgatggtggatcctgatcgtggacTATGATCACAACAAGACTACTTGATATATAagatttctcctcagatactcgaccattactgacaataatccatcaggtcattgaccttcagttctgcttcaaagtgtttattctaatcaaagcTGTAAAGACTCTGATCTTTCTGATGTcatctgtgacatcatcatcacagacaGGTAGTAGTTGGATGTGaattgacaggaagtgagatgttgttgtttttaccttgATCATCAGCGGATTGGTCAACATGGAGTCTCTGACTACACCCATCCTGTGTGaggacatgttgttgttgttgtcgatggtttgttgttgttgtgacagtagttgacctctgacctttcacaGAAACCTTCAAACTaaagcaacagaaacaaactgCCTCCGTGTCCGCTGCTGCGTCGCTATGGAAACGGCTGCTAAACCGGAAGTGCAGCactttcaaattaaagttgAGTCAAACGTCACTGCCAGTTTgttaattaaaattaattaattaaatgacttcaaacaaatcaatgaaaTGTGTGAGACTATATTAAAGATTTATCCTGATCTCTGCTGCATTCAGGGACGGTAGGAACAACTGGAACCGCTCACTGATGACCGGACacaactaaatataaaaaatgattgcAAAAATCTacacactgt
The genomic region above belongs to Pleuronectes platessa chromosome 4, fPlePla1.1, whole genome shotgun sequence and contains:
- the cfap77 gene encoding cilia- and flagella-associated protein 77 produces the protein MSSHRMGVVRDSMLTNPLMIKVSLGQSRSRGFLRPGPDFTFGTSSSSMQNGGVAEVLSSWRVQPRGEAADPHRVLVPDFVSLNRNAVKAGLVTSNELRQYRAQLGGGKTKHPEPKLQEGGASQKLVVPDITTRDVSVRPASPLSHLLSHQYAHRWKEEQLSRIQTSNHNQQLRTKPGSDTRTSLLRRSRPLPVPRSQVTWQHFNQVTPRSCDSSQMAQRILELWTQRLSIQEKDLLRAYQRGETTPEAADPYP